CGCGATTGGGTGCTCGATTTCGCCCGCCAGATGGCTCCCGGCCGGTTGTCCCCGGCGTCGGGTCCGCCGCGCACGGTCGCCATGGGGCGAGGCGGGATCGGGGGCGGCCGATGATCGGGGCATTCGCGCATCCCTGGTGGTTGCTTGGCCTGCTGGTGCCCGCGGCCGCGGCGGCGGCGTACGTCATCATTGAAAAGCGGAAGCGCCGGCGGTCGATCGCATTCGGCAACTTCAGCGTCGTCGCCGACGTCTCCGGGCCGGGGCGCCCGTGGCTGCGACATGCGCCGGTCGTGGCGCTGCTCACCGCGGTGGCGGTGCTCGCCATCGCGCTGGCGGGGCCGTTGGCCGAAACGAAGGTGGCGCGGAACCGGGCGACGATCATGCTCGTCGTCGACGTGTCCTTCTCGATGTCCGCGACGGATGTCCAGCCGGACCGCTTGACGACGGCGAAGAAGGCCGGCAAGGAATTCCTCGATTCGCTGCCCGACGACCTCAACGTCGGCCTGGTCACCTTCGCCGGCCGCGCGCAGACGCCGGTCATGCCCACGACCGACCACGACACCGTCGCCCGCGCCCTCGAGGGCGCCCGCCTGGACAGCGCGACGGCCACCGGCGACGCCATCGCCGCGGCGCAATCGGCCATCGTCCAATTCGGCGAGCAGGTCCGGGGCCCCGAAGGTCCGCCCCCGGCCGCGGTCGTCCTGCTTTCCGACGGCAAGCAGACCATCCCCGCGGAACTGGACGATCCGCGCGGCGCCTACACCGCCGCCGACGAGGCCGCGAAGATCGGGCTGCCCATCCACACGATTTCCTTCGGCACCCGCGATGGGGCCATCACCTCCGGCGGCCAGACGGTGTTGGTGCCCAACGACGACGAATCCCTCATGGAGATCGCCAGGCGCACCGGCGGAGAGTTCCACGCGGCGTCGAGCCTGGACGAATTGCGGGGCGTCTACGGCGAACTCACCGACGAAATCGGCTACGAGCTGCGCCGGTCCGAGAACCCGCGGCCGTGGATGATCGGGGCGTTCGCCCTGCTCCTCGCATCCGCCGCAGCCTCCCTGTTCCTGGGCCGCCGCATCCCCTGAATCGTCCGGCGATCGCCCCGATTCCCGGCCGGCCGCGGTGACGCGGGTCGTCGCAA
This genomic stretch from Corynebacterium hansenii harbors:
- a CDS encoding VWA domain-containing protein, encoding MIGAFAHPWWLLGLLVPAAAAAAYVIIEKRKRRRSIAFGNFSVVADVSGPGRPWLRHAPVVALLTAVAVLAIALAGPLAETKVARNRATIMLVVDVSFSMSATDVQPDRLTTAKKAGKEFLDSLPDDLNVGLVTFAGRAQTPVMPTTDHDTVARALEGARLDSATATGDAIAAAQSAIVQFGEQVRGPEGPPPAAVVLLSDGKQTIPAELDDPRGAYTAADEAAKIGLPIHTISFGTRDGAITSGGQTVLVPNDDESLMEIARRTGGEFHAASSLDELRGVYGELTDEIGYELRRSENPRPWMIGAFALLLASAAASLFLGRRIP